A window of Streptomyces caniferus contains these coding sequences:
- a CDS encoding ATP-dependent DNA helicase UvrD2, protein MTAATDSSLFPQVPDSADGVLDGLDPEQREVATALHGPVCVLAGAGTGKTRAITHRIAYGVRAGILQPASVLAVTFTARAAGEMRGRLRQLGAGGVQARTFHSAALRQLQFFWPKAVGGEVPRLLERKIQLVAEAASRCGLRFDRNELRDVTAEIEWSKVTQTVPADYPAAVVKAGREAPRDPAEIAQVYGTYEQLKRERGSIDFEDVLLLTVGVLQDRHDIAEQVRAQYQHFVVDEYQDVSPLQQRLLELWLGDRDTLCVVGDASQTIYSFTGATPDHLLNFRTRHPNATVVKLVRDYRSSPQVVRLANGLLSQAKGRAAEQRLELISQREAGPEPVYTEYADEPAEAEGTARRIRDLIASGVPASEIAVLFRINAQSEVYEQALADAGVPYQLRGAERFFERPEVREAGVKLRGAARFGANDALLDDALDLPSEVRAVLSDMGWTSRPPAGSGAVRDRWESLAALVRLAEDFAKARPAATLADLVAELDERANAQHAPTVEGVTLASLHAAKGLEWDAVFLVGLTEGMMPITYAKSEEQIEEERRLLYVGVTRARLHLGLSWSLARSPGGRASRRASRFLSGLRPGSGAVAGRRTPGALSGGVERGDGAAAVARRPRHRSPARCRVCNRTLTDAGEMKLMRCEDCPSELDEGLYERLCEWRAEQAARSRQPAYCVFTDKTLMAIAEAVPGTESELAVISGVGRRKFDRYGSDVLAICAGEGLVGASGDGSGDAAENSSEK, encoded by the coding sequence GTGACAGCAGCAACGGACTCCTCTCTCTTCCCGCAGGTGCCTGACTCGGCCGACGGGGTGCTCGACGGGCTCGACCCCGAGCAGCGCGAGGTCGCCACGGCTCTGCACGGTCCCGTCTGCGTGCTGGCCGGCGCCGGTACGGGCAAGACCCGCGCCATCACCCACCGGATCGCGTACGGGGTACGGGCCGGGATCCTGCAGCCCGCGAGTGTGCTCGCTGTCACGTTCACGGCCCGCGCGGCCGGCGAGATGCGCGGCCGGCTGCGTCAGCTCGGTGCGGGCGGGGTCCAGGCCAGGACGTTCCACTCCGCGGCCCTGCGGCAACTCCAGTTCTTCTGGCCGAAGGCCGTCGGCGGTGAGGTCCCGCGGCTGCTGGAGCGCAAGATCCAGTTGGTCGCCGAGGCCGCGTCCCGCTGCGGCCTGCGGTTCGACCGCAATGAGCTGCGCGATGTCACGGCCGAGATCGAATGGTCCAAGGTCACCCAGACCGTGCCCGCCGACTATCCGGCGGCGGTGGTCAAGGCCGGCCGCGAGGCCCCTCGGGACCCGGCGGAGATCGCACAGGTCTACGGCACGTACGAACAGCTCAAGCGCGAGCGGGGCAGCATCGACTTCGAGGACGTGCTGCTGCTCACGGTCGGTGTGCTGCAGGACCGGCACGACATCGCCGAGCAGGTCCGCGCCCAGTACCAGCACTTCGTCGTCGACGAGTACCAGGACGTCAGCCCGCTCCAGCAGCGGCTGCTGGAGCTGTGGCTGGGGGACCGCGACACCCTCTGCGTGGTCGGCGACGCCAGCCAGACGATCTACAGCTTCACCGGCGCCACCCCCGACCACCTCCTCAACTTCCGCACCCGCCATCCGAACGCGACGGTCGTCAAGCTCGTCCGCGACTACCGCTCCAGCCCCCAGGTCGTGCGCCTCGCCAACGGTCTGCTCTCCCAGGCCAAGGGGCGCGCCGCCGAGCAGCGCCTGGAGCTGATCTCGCAGCGCGAGGCCGGACCCGAGCCCGTGTACACGGAGTACGCCGACGAGCCCGCTGAGGCCGAGGGCACCGCCCGCCGGATCCGCGACCTGATCGCCTCCGGGGTGCCCGCCAGCGAGATCGCCGTGCTCTTCCGTATCAACGCCCAGTCCGAGGTCTACGAGCAGGCGCTCGCCGACGCCGGGGTCCCGTATCAGCTGCGGGGCGCCGAGCGGTTCTTCGAGCGGCCGGAGGTGCGCGAGGCGGGCGTCAAACTGCGCGGCGCCGCCCGTTTCGGCGCCAACGACGCGCTGCTCGACGACGCCCTGGACCTGCCGTCCGAGGTGCGGGCGGTGCTCAGCGACATGGGCTGGACGAGTCGGCCGCCGGCCGGCTCCGGGGCGGTGCGGGACCGCTGGGAGTCCCTGGCGGCCCTGGTGCGGCTCGCCGAGGACTTCGCCAAGGCCCGGCCCGCAGCCACCCTCGCGGACCTGGTCGCCGAGCTGGACGAGCGGGCCAACGCCCAGCACGCCCCGACGGTCGAGGGGGTGACCCTCGCGTCCCTGCACGCCGCCAAGGGCCTGGAGTGGGACGCCGTCTTCCTGGTCGGTCTGACCGAAGGCATGATGCCGATCACCTACGCCAAGAGCGAGGAGCAGATCGAGGAGGAGCGCCGACTGCTCTACGTCGGTGTCACCCGCGCCCGGCTGCATCTGGGCCTGTCCTGGTCGCTGGCGCGCTCGCCCGGCGGGCGGGCCTCCCGCCGCGCCAGCCGCTTCCTCAGCGGCCTGCGGCCCGGGTCCGGGGCGGTGGCCGGCCGCCGTACTCCGGGCGCGCTCTCGGGCGGCGTCGAGCGCGGCGACGGGGCGGCGGCGGTGGCACGGCGTCCCCGGCACCGCAGCCCGGCCCGCTGCCGGGTCTGCAACCGGACCCTCACGGACGCGGGGGAGATGAAGCTGATGCGGTGCGAGGACTGCCCCTCGGAGCTCGACGAGGGGCTCTATGAGCGGCTGTGCGAGTGGCGGGCCGAGCAGGCGGCGCGTTCCCGGCAGCCCGCCTACTGCGTCTTCACCGACAAGACCCTGATGGCGATCGCGGAGGCCGTTCCGGGAACCGAATCGGAGCTTGCGGTCATCTCAGGAGTGGGGCGGCGGAAGTTCGACCGCTACGGCAGTGACGTGCTGGCAATCTGTGCCGGCGAGGGGCTCGTGGGGGCCTCCGGGGACGGGTCCGGGGACGCCGCGGAAAACTCGTCGGAAAAATAG
- the nudC gene encoding NAD(+) diphosphatase: MTTWTDHTAGRPLTFSAPSGIDRSAHHRLDEAWLAAAWSHPTTRVFVVSGGQALIDDTPDGRTELIMTPSFEAPLTEAHRYYLGTDDDGVSYFALQKDSLPGRMDQSARPAGLREAGLLLSPRDAGLLVHAVALENWQRLHRFCSRCGERTVIAAAGHIRRCPACGAEHYPRTDPAVIMLVTDEDDRALLGRQVHWPEGRFSTLAGFVEPGESIEQSVAREVFEEAGVVVGDVEYIASQPWPFPSSLMLGFMARATSSEIQVDGEEIEEARWFSREDLRAAFESGEVLPPYGISIAARLIELWYGKPLPKP, from the coding sequence GTGACCACCTGGACCGACCACACCGCCGGCCGGCCGCTCACCTTCAGCGCGCCGAGCGGAATCGACCGCTCCGCTCATCACCGGCTCGACGAGGCCTGGCTGGCGGCGGCCTGGAGCCACCCGACGACGCGCGTCTTCGTGGTGTCCGGCGGACAGGCGCTGATCGACGACACCCCTGACGGCCGCACCGAGCTGATCATGACGCCGTCCTTCGAGGCGCCGCTGACCGAGGCCCACCGCTACTACCTCGGAACCGACGACGACGGGGTCAGCTACTTCGCCCTCCAGAAGGACTCGCTGCCCGGCCGCATGGACCAGTCCGCGCGCCCCGCGGGCCTGCGCGAGGCCGGTCTGCTGCTCTCCCCGCGTGACGCCGGACTGCTCGTCCACGCCGTCGCCCTGGAGAACTGGCAGCGGCTGCACCGCTTCTGCTCACGCTGCGGCGAGCGCACCGTCATCGCCGCGGCGGGCCACATCCGCCGCTGCCCGGCCTGCGGCGCCGAGCACTACCCGCGCACCGACCCGGCAGTGATCATGCTCGTCACCGACGAGGACGACCGCGCGCTCCTCGGCCGCCAGGTCCACTGGCCCGAGGGCCGCTTCTCCACCCTCGCCGGCTTCGTCGAGCCGGGCGAGTCCATCGAGCAGTCGGTGGCCCGCGAGGTCTTCGAGGAGGCCGGCGTCGTCGTCGGCGATGTCGAGTACATCGCCAGCCAGCCCTGGCCCTTCCCCTCCAGCCTGATGCTGGGCTTCATGGCGCGCGCCACCTCCTCCGAGATCCAGGTCGACGGCGAGGAGATCGAGGAGGCCCGCTGGTTCTCCCGGGAGGATCTGCGCGCCGCCTTCGAATCCGGCGAGGTCCTCCCGCCGTACGGCATCTCCATCGCCGCCCGCCTCATCGAGCTCTGGTACGGCAAGCCGCTGCCCAAGCCGTAG
- a CDS encoding M48 metallopeptidase family protein — MPADPSHGPGETPLRRAADTSRRPAPSPEARRPGTSAVEVRRSSRRRRTVSAYREGDRTVVLIPARMSEAEERRWVTVMLDKLAAQESKRLLGDGELVQRAERLSGQYLDGRARPASVRWVTNQNTRWGSCTPAEGSIRLSHRLQGMPEYVIDYVLLHELAHLLVPGHGPRFWRLLEAYPRTERARGYLEGVVAADRLPQLPAARGD, encoded by the coding sequence GTGCCCGCCGACCCCTCCCACGGACCCGGGGAGACACCCCTGCGCCGCGCCGCTGACACATCGCGCAGGCCTGCCCCGAGCCCCGAAGCCCGCCGGCCGGGTACCAGCGCCGTCGAGGTGCGCCGCAGCTCACGGCGGCGCAGAACGGTCTCGGCGTACCGCGAGGGCGACCGCACCGTTGTCCTGATTCCGGCCCGTATGTCCGAGGCGGAGGAGCGGCGTTGGGTCACCGTCATGCTGGACAAGCTCGCCGCCCAGGAAAGCAAGCGGCTGCTGGGCGACGGCGAGCTGGTCCAGCGCGCCGAACGGCTCTCCGGCCAGTATCTGGACGGCCGGGCCCGCCCCGCGTCGGTGCGCTGGGTGACCAACCAGAACACCCGCTGGGGCTCGTGCACCCCCGCTGAGGGCAGCATCCGCCTGTCGCACCGTCTTCAGGGCATGCCGGAGTACGTCATCGACTACGTCCTGCTGCACGAACTCGCCCATCTGCTCGTCCCCGGCCACGGCCCCCGTTTCTGGCGGCTGCTGGAGGCCTACCCCCGTACGGAGCGGGCCCGCGGCTACCTCGAAGGAGTGGTCGCGGCCGACCGGCTGCCCCAGCTGCCCGCCGCCCGCGGCGATTGA
- a CDS encoding mycoredoxin has product MAGTVTMYSTTWCGYCRRLKGQMDREGITYTEINIEHDPESAAFVEKANGGNQTVPTVLFPDGSTLTNPSLAQVKQKVGA; this is encoded by the coding sequence ATGGCGGGCACTGTGACGATGTACAGCACGACCTGGTGCGGTTACTGCCGTCGGCTGAAGGGCCAGATGGACCGCGAGGGCATCACGTACACCGAGATCAACATCGAGCACGACCCGGAGTCCGCGGCGTTCGTGGAGAAGGCCAACGGCGGCAACCAGACGGTGCCGACCGTGCTCTTCCCCGACGGTTCGACGCTGACCAACCCGTCCCTGGCGCAGGTCAAGCAGAAGGTCGGCGCCTGA
- a CDS encoding dipeptidase: protein MSTTPDSAVRAYIALHREAFLQDLAEWLRIPSVSADPERAGEVRRSAEWLAAKLSDTGFTTAEIWETDGLPAVFAEWPSDDPSAPTVLVYGHHDVQPAAREDGWHTDPFTPHTVDGKLYARGAADDKGQVFFHTLGVRAHLAATGRTAPAVNLKLLIEGEEESGSPNFPALIEKHADRLACDAVIVSDTGMWSRDTPTVCTGMRGLTDCQIDLYGPDQDIHSGSFGGAVPNPATEAARLAAALHDTDRRVAVPGFYDGVIELTERERELFAELPFDEEEWLRTAHSHAPLGEAGSTTLERIWARPTAEVNGIGGGYQGPGGKTIVPSTAQLKLSFRLVAGQSAAAVQQSVRDWVAAQLPAGIRHEITFWGATRPCLTPLDHPALRSLVRAMGLAFEQKIRFTREGGSGPAADLQDVLGVPVLFLGISVPSDGWHAPNEKVELDLLMKGVETAAHLWGDLAETWRPA from the coding sequence ATGAGCACAACCCCGGACAGCGCCGTCCGCGCGTACATCGCCCTCCACCGCGAAGCCTTCCTCCAGGACCTCGCCGAGTGGCTGCGCATCCCCTCCGTGTCCGCCGACCCGGAGCGCGCAGGCGAGGTGCGCCGCAGCGCCGAATGGCTCGCCGCGAAGCTCTCCGACACCGGCTTCACCACCGCCGAGATCTGGGAGACCGACGGCCTGCCCGCGGTCTTCGCCGAGTGGCCCTCGGACGACCCGTCCGCGCCGACCGTGCTCGTCTACGGCCACCACGACGTACAGCCCGCCGCCCGCGAGGACGGCTGGCACACCGACCCCTTCACCCCGCACACCGTCGACGGCAAGCTCTATGCCCGCGGCGCCGCCGACGACAAGGGCCAGGTGTTCTTCCACACCCTGGGCGTGCGCGCGCACCTCGCCGCGACCGGCCGCACCGCCCCCGCGGTCAACCTCAAGCTGCTCATCGAGGGCGAGGAGGAGTCCGGCTCACCGAACTTCCCGGCCCTGATCGAGAAGCACGCCGACCGCCTCGCCTGCGACGCGGTGATCGTTTCCGACACCGGCATGTGGTCCCGGGACACCCCCACGGTGTGCACCGGCATGCGCGGCCTCACGGACTGCCAGATCGACCTCTACGGCCCCGACCAGGACATCCACTCCGGCTCGTTCGGCGGTGCGGTCCCCAACCCCGCCACCGAGGCCGCCCGGCTGGCCGCCGCGCTGCACGACACCGACCGCCGCGTCGCCGTCCCCGGCTTCTACGACGGCGTGATCGAGCTCACCGAGCGGGAGCGGGAACTCTTCGCCGAGCTGCCCTTCGACGAGGAGGAGTGGCTGCGCACCGCGCACTCCCACGCCCCCCTCGGCGAGGCGGGCAGCACGACCCTGGAGCGCATCTGGGCCCGCCCCACCGCCGAGGTCAACGGCATCGGCGGCGGCTACCAGGGCCCCGGCGGCAAGACCATCGTGCCGTCCACCGCACAGCTCAAGCTGTCCTTCCGGCTGGTCGCGGGCCAGAGCGCGGCCGCCGTGCAGCAGTCCGTACGCGACTGGGTCGCCGCCCAGCTCCCGGCCGGCATCCGCCACGAGATCACCTTCTGGGGCGCCACCCGCCCCTGCCTCACCCCGCTCGACCACCCCGCGCTCCGGTCCCTCGTCCGCGCCATGGGCCTGGCCTTCGAACAGAAGATCCGCTTCACCCGCGAGGGCGGCTCCGGACCCGCGGCCGACCTGCAGGACGTCCTCGGCGTCCCGGTCCTCTTCCTGGGGATCTCCGTGCCGTCCGACGGCTGGCACGCACCGAACGAAAAGGTCGAGCTCGACCTGCTGATGAAGGGCGTCGAGACCGCCGCCCACCTGTGGGGCGACCTGGCGGAGACCTGGCGCCCGGCTTGA
- a CDS encoding WhiB family transcriptional regulator has product MQLQTHTPSVATDLIPPPDPQENSLLPLTELDDEIDRLGAAVPCRTYDPEVFFAESPADVEYAKTLCQTCPVREACLAGAKDRREPWGVWGGELFVQGVVVPRKRPRGRPRKNPVAA; this is encoded by the coding sequence GTGCAACTGCAGACGCACACCCCGTCCGTAGCAACCGACCTGATCCCTCCGCCCGACCCTCAGGAGAACTCCTTGCTTCCCCTCACCGAGCTCGACGACGAGATCGACCGCCTCGGCGCTGCCGTACCGTGCCGCACCTACGACCCCGAGGTCTTCTTCGCCGAGTCCCCGGCCGACGTCGAGTACGCCAAGACGCTGTGCCAGACCTGCCCGGTCCGTGAGGCCTGTCTCGCCGGTGCCAAAGACCGCCGTGAGCCGTGGGGCGTCTGGGGCGGCGAGCTCTTCGTCCAGGGTGTCGTCGTACCGCGGAAGCGTCCGCGTGGCCGTCCGCGCAAGAACCCGGTTGCGGCATGA
- a CDS encoding ABC1 kinase family protein — protein MSDLPRKAVTRTAKLAALPLGFAGRATWGLGKRIGGRSAEIVGRELQQRTAEQLFKVLGELKGGAMKFGQALSVFESALPEEIAGPYRAALTKLQEAAPPMPTSTVHAVLAERLGEDWRELFEEFEDKPAAAASIGQVHRAVWHDGREVAVKVQYPGAGQALLSDLAQLSRFARLLGPLIPGMDIKPLITELRDRVSEELDYSLEAAAQQAHAEEFADDPDVVVPAVVHQCDEVLVTEWMDGVPLSEVIAEGTDEQRDRAGQLLARFLFSGPARTGLLHADPHPGNFRLLAGDSPDGPVEEWRLGVLDFGTVDRLPEGLPPTIGTSLRMTLDSEADAVYQLLCEEGFVKESIELDPDAVLAYLLPIIEPALVDEFTFTRSWMRHQAARIGDLRSPAHQLGKQLNLPPSYLLIHRVTLSTIGVLCQLGATVRLRDELEAWLPGFVPEEEPAGPDVTGIATAVDDETGADLSKRAVEETTA, from the coding sequence ATGTCTGATCTTCCCCGCAAGGCGGTCACCCGCACCGCCAAGCTGGCCGCGCTGCCACTGGGGTTCGCCGGCCGTGCCACCTGGGGCCTCGGCAAGCGGATCGGCGGCAGATCCGCCGAGATCGTCGGCCGGGAGCTGCAACAGCGCACCGCGGAACAGCTCTTCAAGGTGCTCGGTGAGCTGAAGGGCGGGGCGATGAAGTTCGGGCAGGCGCTGTCCGTCTTCGAGTCGGCGCTGCCCGAGGAGATCGCCGGCCCCTACCGCGCCGCCCTGACGAAGCTTCAGGAGGCGGCGCCGCCGATGCCGACCAGCACGGTGCACGCGGTGCTGGCGGAGCGGCTCGGCGAGGACTGGCGGGAGTTGTTCGAGGAGTTCGAGGACAAACCGGCGGCGGCGGCCTCGATCGGGCAGGTCCACCGTGCGGTGTGGCACGACGGCCGGGAGGTGGCCGTCAAGGTGCAGTATCCGGGCGCGGGTCAGGCCCTGTTGTCGGACCTGGCGCAGCTGAGCCGGTTCGCCCGGCTGCTGGGCCCGCTGATCCCGGGTATGGACATCAAGCCGCTGATCACCGAGCTACGCGACCGGGTGTCGGAGGAGCTGGACTACTCCCTGGAGGCGGCGGCCCAGCAGGCGCATGCCGAGGAGTTCGCCGACGACCCGGATGTGGTGGTGCCGGCGGTGGTGCACCAGTGCGACGAGGTGCTGGTGACGGAGTGGATGGACGGGGTGCCGCTGTCGGAGGTGATCGCGGAGGGCACTGACGAGCAGCGGGACCGGGCCGGTCAGCTGCTGGCCCGCTTCCTCTTCTCCGGCCCCGCCCGTACGGGCCTGCTGCACGCCGATCCGCACCCGGGCAACTTCCGGCTGCTGGCCGGGGACTCCCCGGACGGCCCGGTCGAGGAGTGGCGGCTGGGGGTGCTGGACTTCGGCACCGTCGACCGGCTGCCGGAGGGGCTGCCGCCGACGATCGGCACCTCGCTGCGGATGACGCTGGACAGCGAGGCGGACGCCGTCTACCAGCTGCTGTGCGAGGAGGGCTTCGTCAAGGAGTCCATCGAGCTGGACCCGGACGCGGTGCTCGCATACCTGCTGCCGATCATCGAGCCCGCCCTGGTCGACGAGTTCACCTTCACCCGGAGCTGGATGCGCCATCAGGCCGCCCGGATCGGTGATCTGCGCTCCCCCGCACACCAGTTGGGCAAACAGCTCAATCTGCCGCCTTCCTACCTCCTGATCCACCGTGTGACCTTGAGCACGATCGGGGTGCTGTGCCAGCTGGGGGCGACGGTGCGACTGCGCGACGAACTGGAGGCCTGGCTGCCCGGCTTCGTACCCGAGGAGGAACCGGCCGGCCCGGACGTCACCGGCATCGCCACCGCCGTGGACGACGAGACCGGCGCGGATCTGAGCAAGCGTGCCGTCGAGGAGACCACGGCCTGA